TTGTGATCGAGTGCAGCGACAGACACGACAGCATCATAGGAAGCGGGATACGAGTTACGGTTATTCCCATCGTTCCCAGCCGCTGCAATGCTGAGTACGCCCTGTGCAGCCAAGTCAGCAAAAGCGCGCGCTTCCGTTCGGCTTTTCATGCTACCGCCAAAGCTCATGTTGATCACTTTCGCCCCATTATCAACACAGGTCGTTGCCGCAGCCACTAGAGAAGATGAATAACCTCAACCACTTTCATTAAATACTTTGACGATATGCAATGGGATAGCACCATTGGCATTCACACCGACCACACCCTTACCGTTGCCACCGAGCGCTGCAATGGTGCCAGCCACATGCGTCCCGTGTGGCCCGCCGTGTTCATACCAATTCCCTGTCCCGGGCTCATTACTTCCGGTGATATTGTTCCAATTAAAATCGGTCGCACTGGTATCAAGACCAGAATCGATGATACAAACCTTGATGCCTGAACCTGCGACATAATCCAACTGATCAGCCTGCACCATGGGAATGCCATAAGGCACCACTTCTGTTTTCATTGGATCACCAGCCGTATCCGAATAACTCATCGGGTAGCGCTTGGCATCAAGCTCGACATACTCCACATTCGGGTTATTGGCCAACGCCTGCACGGCCTTGGCTGGCAAATACACTGCTTTGGCGTCAAACCGATCGAGGCTGAGCGCCACTTTACCGCCTGCCGCACGAATTGCCGACTGTACAGCGGCCCCGTGGCCTGGCTTGAATTTAACAATATACCGCTCTTCGCTTTGAGTGGTCGCCGCAACACTCACAGCCAACGCGGCACCAATCGACAATGTCATTAAGGAATATTTCGTGTTTTTCATATCACAGTTTCCCTGTTTGTTGTCGTTATTGTGAACTGGCAGGACAGGAGCTCCCTCCCATGGCCTGTGTCAATCTCTTGTAGCACTTGGCCCATTTTCTTAGGTAATACAGAAACGACAATTTGTTGTACTTGACCGTCTGACGACAGTAAAAAAACGTTTTCTTCATGACTTTGCGCCGACAAGATCGTCGTTGCATCGCTCTGTCACTTTGCTATTCTCAATGGACGATCACGATGGGCAAGGAGGTCCGTTTCCAGACCGAAAAAAAAATGAGCACACCCATGCAAGAAAACGGGTTGAAACAGTTGATACTCATGAGTTTAGCCCTGTCCACGTGGTACACATTCAATGCATTCAGTCGCCAACATTTGGGCAATTTTTCACAGCTGATGTACTTACTGCCTATCTTATTCACAGGCTACGGGATCTTCTGCTTCTGGCGACAACACCGATGGCCGACGGTTGAAGTTCTATTTGGCGTTTTTCTCCCGCTTGGCATGGTGCTGTCGTTTATACCCGAAACATGGAGCACACAACCGGTGTAGTTCCTGCAAGATACCAGCTACTTTCTCAGCTTTCTTGCTTTGTTACTGACCATCATCGGGCAGTCGCGCATCGGCTTCATCCGCGAATTGCCCGCCACAAGCTGGGTATTATTAACTGCTGGCAGCTTTGTTTACTTTGTGATCATCCCTGCAACCCTGGAGCCACAGGTCTATGCAGGATGGCTTTCATCCCTTTGGTACTATGTAGTAGGCGATACCACACTGCTGCTCTTGGCTATTTATGTGTTCAAAAATTCCGACTCGTCGAATCACCATCCTCTCGGATGGCTGCTGATCACGGGCGGATGGTGGCTTGCAGATTTACTCGAACTTATTAGCTACTACCACCCGAATGCATGGCTCCATACACTCAACCAATGGCTGACGCTTCTGCCATGCGCATTCTATGTGTGGCTTGCCAAAGCGACTGCACCATCTTCTCGGTCGAGGCTGCCCATACCGACCGAAACGAAAACGATGATCACTATTCAACTTTTGTTTGTGGTCATGCTTCACACGCTGGGCTACGCTTTTAATCTTTTTTCATTAAGCCTGCTGCCTATGCGCTCGGCTTGGGTTGCAGTCATGTGCCTAGGCTTCAGCTATCTTTTGATAAAACAGAATAGGCCACAACCTGCCTCGCCAAACCAGACAGCTCCCATTGTTGAACCTCCGAGTTGTCCAATCAAAGCCGCCATACGCCAGCACTTAAATGACGCTCACTTCAATACCAAACGGCTGGCGGCAGCATTGGGGATCTCAGAACGCACTCTGCAACGCCAGTGTCGGGATAAATATCGCCAATCGCCATCAGCACTGTTCAAACAAATGCGGTTGGAAGAAGCCGCCGTACAGCTGGCCAGAGGGCAAAAGCCAAGCATAGTGGCCTACCAGGTTGGGTTTAACTCGATAAGTTATTTCAGCCGAAGCTTCCGCGAATACTTTGGCGCGCCCCCGTCTCAGTACCGACAAAGATTACTCGAAAGGAAGGTTTAACTTGGGCCCAAACCAGAAATACAAAAACGCCGACCATTGCAGTCGGCGTTTTTGCTGAGCTTTTGTTCGCTTAGAACAAGTCCTTAACCGTTTCGGCTTCCGATTTCAGCTCTGCTTCCGACGCTTTCATCTTTTCGCGGACAAAGTCAGAAATCTCAAGATCACGCACGATCTCATAGTCTCCGTGACGACAAACGACCGGGAACGAGTAAATCAGACCTTCTTCCACCCCGTAGCTGCCATCACTCGGTACCGCCATCGACACCCAGTCACCTTCATTGGTGCCCAGAATCCAGTCGCGCATATGATCAATTACGCCATTCGCCGCCGATGCAGCCGATGACGAGCCACGCGCGGCAATCACTTCAGCACCACGTTTAGCCACTTTCGGCATAAAGGTCTCTTTCCACCAGGCATCATCCACCAGTTCACGTGCCGGAACACCATCAACGGTGGCGTGCGAAATATCAGGAACCTGTGTCGTAGAATGATTGCCCCAGATAATCATTTTACGGATGCCAGCCACTGGCCTCCCAGTTTTCTCGGCCAGTTGGTACAAAGCACGATTATGATCAAGACGAGTCAACGCGGTGACATTGCGCGGATTAATGTCAGGCGCGTTTTTCAACAAGATGTAGGCATTGGTATTGGCTGGGTTGCCCACCACGCAAATCTTGACGTCGCGGCTGGCCACTTCATTGATCACCTTGCCAAGATCCGAAAAAATGACACCGTTGTCTTTCAGGAGATCAGAACGCTCCATGCCAGGACCGCGGGGCTTCGCTCCAACCATCAAAGCAATATCGGCATCTTTAAAAGCCACTTTCGGGTCGTCGGTGACAATGATGTCATGCACAAGCGGAAACGCACAATCGTTTAACTCCATACGTACCGCTTCAAGTACTTTCAGTGCCGGTGTAATTTCGAGCAGCTGGAGAATCACGGGCTGGTCTTTACCGAGCATCTCGCCCGCAGCAATACGGAAAAGCAGCGAATAACAAATTTGACCAGCAGCGCCGGTCACAGCGACACGAACAGGTTGCTTCATAATCATCGTCCTATCAAGTTGATTGAGCCCGGGCTTCGCCCGCACTGACTTGGGTTGCAAATTTTAGCACAGGCCTGAGGGTTGTGACACAACTGGCAGATCCGCACAAAACAGGTCATGGGTTGATCTTGATCAGGGTGAATCGCCTTTACATACGATACTCATATTCGTATATTCTAATATATATCCCTGAAGGGAGGAGGCACTATGAACACCAATGTTGGTAAAATTGACAAAATAATTCGCATCGTGCTGGGTATCGTTTTGATATCGCAAGTCTTTTTCGGGCTAAAAACCCCATGGGGATGGTTGGGCGTGATACCACTTGTGACCGGCCTCATTGGTTTTTGTCCCCTGTATAAATTGCTCGGTCTGAGCACATGCCCGGCTTGCGAACATAAAGAATAAGCATTTGCCTTGGCTGAAACGGTCGCGTTGCGGCTGTTTCACCAAATCCACGATAACATTGCTTGCGACCTTTGCCTGAATATTTGTGCGATATCTCTTACAGATTTGTGGCATTTTTTCACTTTGTCCCTCACGATTTCTTCAGATAACGCCCGCCGAAAATATGCATCGTATTGTTTTTAAAGCCTTTTTTGAATACTGCGTCACGTTTGATAATGCCAGGTAAAAAACAGGTGACTATGATCGGTTCTCCAAATTCGTAGAATAACCATTGCACCAGGATGGTGGCGCAAGGAGAGCGCAGACGCCAATTGGACACCCGGCGAACCAAAACAGGACGTTTTGGCAAAACGGATGATGTGGCAAGGACGACCGGGATTAGGAGCAAGAGGCTCCAGTTAAGGACGACACCAGATATGGAAATCTGGCAATAGGGACGAGGCTGGACGCCTCCAGGGATGATCCTCGCAGGATGCGCGCACATAGGGACAATGTAGCAAAAGGGCGGCACTGGCCGCCCTTTTTATTTATTTGCGATACGACATCAGGCACGGGAGCACCATCGGCCCCATGCCCGTTCACGCATCACTTCGAATCCACCAAACCGCGACGAATCAACAATGCGTCAACCGATGGCGCTTTGCCACGGAAGTTGATGTATTGCTGCATCGGATCGATGGTAAAGCCGCGCGACAAAATTTCCTTGCGGAAACGATCGCCATTCTCGCGCGTCAAACCGCCGTGCTCGCGCATATACGCAAACGCATCTGCCGCCAGCACTTCGGTCCATAGATAAGCATAATAACCCGCTGAATAACCGCCCGAGAAAATATGCGCAAAGTACGGCGATTTGTAACGCGGCGGCACGGGTGGGTAGTACACACCATGTTTTTCCAAGGCAGCGCGCTCAAACCCTGGCACGTCCGAAACATCTGTCTCCGGTGAAATCAGATGCCATTCCATGTCCAGCAACGCGGCTTCCAGGTACTCCAAAGTGTCAAAGCCCTGATTGAACTTACGCGAATCCAGCACTTTTTTCAGCAAGTCAGCTGGAATCGGCTCACCCGTTTTATAATGCTTCGCGTAGTTGGCAATCACTTTCGGGTCAATCGCCCAATCTTCCTCAAACTGAGACGGGAACTCAACAAAGTCACGCGGGACATTGGTGCCAGCAAGTGAGGGATATTTCACTTGCGAGAACAAGCCATGCACGGCATGTCCCATCTCGTGGAACATCGTGGTCACCTCGTCGAACGTCAGCAGAGCTGGTTGCCCTTCGGCCGGTTTCGGAATATTCAGGACATTGACCACAACCGGCTTGCGATTGAGCAGAAATGACTGTGGCACAATCGCGTTCATCCAAGCACCACCGCGCTTGCCTTCGCGGGCAAAATAATCGGCATAAAAGAGACCGATTGACTTGCCATCGGCATCAAATACTTCAAAGGTGCGCACGTCCGGGTGATAGACCGGCAGATCATGGCGCTCTTTGAAGCTAATGCCAAACAGCTGATTCATGGCGAAAAACACGCCTTTCTGAAGCACGTTGTTGAGCTCGAAGTAGGGCTTGATCTGGCTTTCATCAAGATCATATTTGGCCTGCCGAACTTTTTCGGCGTAATACAACCAATCCCAAGGCGCCAGCTCGAAATTCGCGCCCTCTTTCGCCATCACCGCTTTGATGGCCTTTGCCTCGGCTTTGGCTTTGGCGACGACCTTGGGCGCCATATCATCCAGCATTTTCAGCACGGCTTCCGGCTTTTTGGCCATTTGGTTCAGCAACTTATAGCTTGCCCAGTTCGGCTGGCCGAAAATTTTTGCCTTCTCAGCACGCGCTTTCACAAGTTTCTGAATCACCGGCCCATTGACATCCAACGCACGCTCAGCAGAAGCACGGAACAGACGCTCACGCAATTCGCGATTTTCAAGCTTGCTCAACAGCGCATGCCGAGTCGTATTTTTCAAAGTGATCAGATAACCTTCCTTGCCAGCCACCTTAGCTGCTGCGGCCAGGTTGGCAATCTCGTCTTCGCTTAACCCAGCCAGTTCTTTTTTATCGGTCACCAGAACCGCACGTTTTTCGGTGGCTTTCAGCAGGTTTTGCGCAAACTCTGTCGTCAACTGACTAATCTGCGTGTTCAGTTCACGCACCCTTTGCTTTTGCTCAGGCGTCAATTTGGCGCCTGCAAGCACAAAGTTTTGATAGGTCACTTCTGCCAGGCGGCGCTGCTCTGGATCTTTGAGCGATTCACGTTGTTCATAAATCGCTTCAATACGCTTGAACAGTTTGTCATTCAAATAAATGTCGTCCTGATGCTGAGACAGCTTGGGCGAAATCTCAGACTGTATCTTGCGAATCTCTTCGTTTGAAATGGTGCCCGTCAGGTTAAAGAACACATTGGCCACCCGATTCAGCAAAGCCCCGCTCTTTTCCAGCGCCTCAAGCGTATTCTCAAAGGTCGGCGCTTCGGGATTGTTGGCAATGGCCTCGACTTCTTTCTTATGTTCCGCCATGCCCTTTTCAAAGGCTGGCATAAAATGCTCAACCTTGATTTGGTCAAACGGCGGCACATGATAAGGCAGCGTGCTCTCCTGCATTAACGGATTCACC
This region of Gammaproteobacteria bacterium genomic DNA includes:
- a CDS encoding peptidase S8; amino-acid sequence: MAAATTCVDNGAKVINMSFGGSMKSRTEARAFADLAAQGVLSIAAAGNDGNNRNSYPASYDAVVSVAALDH
- a CDS encoding AraC family transcriptional regulator; translation: MLLTIIGQSRIGFIRELPATSWVLLTAGSFVYFVIIPATLEPQVYAGWLSSLWYYVVGDTTLLLLAIYVFKNSDSSNHHPLGWLLITGGWWLADLLELISYYHPNAWLHTLNQWLTLLPCAFYVWLAKATAPSSRSRLPIPTETKTMITIQLLFVVMLHTLGYAFNLFSLSLLPMRSAWVAVMCLGFSYLLIKQNRPQPASPNQTAPIVEPPSCPIKAAIRQHLNDAHFNTKRLAAALGISERTLQRQCRDKYRQSPSALFKQMRLEEAAVQLARGQKPSIVAYQVGFNSISYFSRSFREYFGAPPSQYRQRLLERKV
- a CDS encoding malate dehydrogenase, which gives rise to MKQPVRVAVTGAAGQICYSLLFRIAAGEMLGKDQPVILQLLEITPALKVLEAVRMELNDCAFPLVHDIIVTDDPKVAFKDADIALMVGAKPRGPGMERSDLLKDNGVIFSDLGKVINEVASRDVKICVVGNPANTNAYILLKNAPDINPRNVTALTRLDHNRALYQLAEKTGRPVAGIRKMIIWGNHSTTQVPDISHATVDGVPARELVDDAWWKETFMPKVAKRGAEVIAARGSSSAASAANGVIDHMRDWILGTNEGDWVSMAVPSDGSYGVEEGLIYSFPVVCRHGDYEIVRDLEISDFVREKMKASEAELKSEAETVKDLF
- a CDS encoding DUF2892 domain-containing protein — translated: MNTNVGKIDKIIRIVLGIVLISQVFFGLKTPWGWLGVIPLVTGLIGFCPLYKLLGLSTCPACEHKE
- a CDS encoding M3 family peptidase: MNKKQLALAVCVALGMTACQKSGDEPTSKSSEGVARSEVRSKAEAKVVNPLMQESTLPYHVPPFDQIKVEHFMPAFEKGMAEHKKEVEAIANNPEAPTFENTLEALEKSGALLNRVANVFFNLTGTISNEEIRKIQSEISPKLSQHQDDIYLNDKLFKRIEAIYEQRESLKDPEQRRLAEVTYQNFVLAGAKLTPEQKQRVRELNTQISQLTTEFAQNLLKATEKRAVLVTDKKELAGLSEDEIANLAAAAKVAGKEGYLITLKNTTRHALLSKLENRELRERLFRASAERALDVNGPVIQKLVKARAEKAKIFGQPNWASYKLLNQMAKKPEAVLKMLDDMAPKVVAKAKAEAKAIKAVMAKEGANFELAPWDWLYYAEKVRQAKYDLDESQIKPYFELNNVLQKGVFFAMNQLFGISFKERHDLPVYHPDVRTFEVFDADGKSIGLFYADYFAREGKRGGAWMNAIVPQSFLLNRKPVVVNVLNIPKPAEGQPALLTFDEVTTMFHEMGHAVHGLFSQVKYPSLAGTNVPRDFVEFPSQFEEDWAIDPKVIANYAKHYKTGEPIPADLLKKVLDSRKFNQGFDTLEYLEAALLDMEWHLISPETDVSDVPGFERAALEKHGVYYPPVPPRYKSPYFAHIFSGGYSAGYYAYLWTEVLAADAFAYMREHGGLTRENGDRFRKEILSRGFTIDPMQQYINFRGKAPSVDALLIRRGLVDSK